The following nucleotide sequence is from Patagioenas fasciata isolate bPatFas1 chromosome 9, bPatFas1.hap1, whole genome shotgun sequence.
AATTGTGGTTTCATGAAAACTCAGCTAATAGAAACTTCTTTATTGTCATTTTATTAGTTACAGTGTTTTAGAAGTGGGAGAGAgcattgtttcatttttgtgGAAATCCTCAATAGATCTTTTTTATATTaatcatgtgatttttttttttttcttacaaatgtTGAAGTGCTTGCTTCTGACTTTGTCTTTTCCCTAAATATGCAAAGTAATTACTATTAATCTGAGTgtatgctgtgggttttttttttttttaatatatgtaatgAAGCGGTTGAATTACTACTTCAAGGCTGTAACAAATTCAGGCTTAATAAAATGGTTAATAAACCTGGGTGAACTTGAAGCACTATTAAGTGCGTATCATCATTTACTTCAAAATTATAATTGGAAATGTATAGGATTAATACACTTCTCAGCAGATGTACTTGTCTGGTTCTGTTTAAGTGTTTTTAAAGAAGTTTGTTTTCACTGTATAAAGTAGTTCCAGTGGCAGTCTTTGTGTACATGCAGAGTTTACCATGGTTTTGTTTAATACATGTAATCtcgtttttaaaatatttttaatttttaaaatacagcttttgtCTCATTAcacactgaaacaaacaaaatcctctgTGTCACTGTTACAGTGTATCTCATCAGTTGTTATTATTCCAGATGATGTCAGTCctaaaattgaaaacaaatataaaatagGTTAACAGTAGTAGGGAGGTGCCTATAGCATTTACTGTTGTTGTGGAGTATTTCATCTTGGCTTTTCTGTTTGTGTAAAAGGATTCTTCCTAAAAGGATCACAAAAGAAAATCTGGTTGGAtgtggaaataatttttaactCTAGAAGTTAAACTTGTGTCTTAGCTACCACCTATTTTCTCTGCCCGAATTTGGTTGCAGGCTCCATCCTTTAACGTCTTTGAATTCCATCTGGTCCCATCAGAGGGCTTCTTCAGTTTGCTTTGCCTTACAGGTGAATATGGAAAGTAGCAAAGTAATTTTCACCCTGCTTTCAGTTTACTTCACATACATGACAAGAGTAGCTGAGAATTATGATAGTAGGAAAGTTTTCTAAACTATTGGCTCAAACGGCTGTTAACACAAATGAGGTATTAGGAAAGTTAATGTTGAAATCAAAGCAGCTGATATTTGTGTACATCTGTTTGTGTATTGAATATGTCTTGTGGACCAGTAATTAGCAGTTCATGTAGAAAATAAGGTACTGAATTTTATGTCTTGcatattttctctgtgatttAGAGATTAGCTCAAGTTCCAGTCTTTCTATGAGCATTGTACCAGAGAAGTTATCTTCTGTACCAAATCATGCCCTGATATTTTGTTAGCATAGTTCTTAGTGAGAACCCATTTTTAGTCCTGAATTTGTTCACCTCTTgtacatgcaaaaaaaacccagttttgCCTCTCACCCAAATATACTGTTTTACCAGCAGGTAACACTAACTAAATAGCCATCTTCAACTAACAGATAAATGCTGATCTGTAGCTAGAGTCTTCTCTTGAAGGTGACTGGAGTAATGAGTGTGTGTCCAAACATCATATtgcttcattttgctttttatgAAGTTACGTTCTTTTAGAGAAAGTTTATGTTCTGTAGATATCGGGAAAGATTTTAATTAACAGAGCAGAATGATTTTTTTGGAACTGTGAACGTGTCTTTCTTATGTGGATGCCATAAAAAATCAGGTGTTTTCTTGATTTGCTTAGACATGAATATATCATTAGCTGGTGTAAGCTCACCCGTAGGTCCCTAACTACCAGCTATTCATACTGCTACTCTCAGCCTGAGCCGTGGTGGCATTCTTGCTAAATGTAAAAAAGaacctgctgaattttaggaCGTGAAATTGAAGCTTTTACTACATCCTTTCTTGCTTTTCTGTACCCAGGATTTTATAGGAATATGTTGCCATGGGCACCGTTTTTAGGAAAGCCACCAGCAGAATTCCGCATTTCTTCCTTTGACTTTTTTCGTTTTGCTCACTCTGGCTGTGTTATTGAGCCCTTTGTGTAACCTTCTCCTGCCCCGTGCCTGCATTCACCTGGCAGAGTTAGTGACTGCTGTACTAGCCAGACTTGCAAACACTCTGCTTTAGAGTGCACCACGTTCTCATGCACACGTGGCAGTTGGGATAGATGGACCTCTCAATCACAACTAGAAAAAGACTCCCACCTCTAATGTAGTTTTGTGGAGGATAACCGTGAGTTATATGTCAAATGGAATTAATGCAAACAGGATTAAGCATGTAAAAACAAAATACTGCATTGTAGTAGAGTGACAAAAAACAGCCAAGAAGGGTTTAGCACTTACTGTAGGGAGTCTGAGAGGTGCCTGTTGTTACTTGTAATGTTTAGTGTTTGTGATTCAGCCCTTCAGCGTGCTCCaggagcaaaaaaaagaaaaaggaaacttgaCCTTGACCTCAGGAGTACAGCTTAACCCCATTGCTACTGGAAGAATCATGGAActgcttttcctcttcccatAATACCTTCCTTATATTTCAAGTTTTAGCAGCCAAATCACATGACCCCACAGCAGAAGGGGGCTTAGCCTAGAAAGTGCCACACATGAtttttattttgggaaaaaaattagGCACAGACATCCTGGTATGCAGCCAGTGAGTGAAGCTCGGTGGAATTTGCCTTCACTTGATTATAATCAGCTTTGTCCCTTTGTTGACGCCATCTCAGCCATACGCTGTTGCCATGGTCTCATCCTGCCACTTCCTGTCATAAAGCTCAGCAGGGAGAATCAACTGAGGCCACAATAACATATGCAAAATTTGGCTGATCATTCAAAGTGTTTTTCCTTTATCTGTGTGTAGGAGATGAAGTCAGAACTATATGTTTTTTCATATATAGGGATCATTATTTTTAGACCAGCAGCAGGTCTTAGCCTCTGCATGTAATCTGCTCAGACAGAGCCACATGAGGCATCAAGGTTTTCCTGACGTGTCTGTGGAGCTCAAAGTCAATGATGTTGAGTATAACTTGAGTTTTGAAAGTAGATGCTCGAAGCACTGAATTGTGTGATAATTTAAAGCTCAATGACTCATGTTCGTCTATGTCAACTTCTGTTTCAGGGGTGGCAGATTGtggtaaaagctttttttaaaatcagatccCAGCTTATGTAATTATTGCTACATTGGTGTTCTCTGTGTTGAGCAAGGGATATATGAGGCTGTCCTATGGGGTCAGCTCGGAGTGTGCGTGTACTGTAGACAGAATCTCTGCATGTTCTCAGCAGCCAGGGACAGTGCATATGGGGGGATCTTGGTGCATTTAAAGGTTatcagggcccattctgaaaaATGCCAGCCGAACTGCGTGCGTTTGGTGCTGCCATGAGAAGGTTTGCCTAGGATGTCATCCCTCAGCTATACATAGCAAACTCAAAGCTCCTTACAGAGAAACCTCTTACCAGTCACTTTCCACAAATGGTGCATATACCCAAAGGTACTTAGTGAAAATCCTTGAGAGGTATTTAATGCAAAAGCAGTTAGTCTCTCTGGTGTTTTTCAGAAGCCCTCACACACCATTAGCAAGAAGTGCAGGGCGCCTGCAGCACAGCACTTGGGCCAGTTACTCATTTTGTTTCagccgggctctgccaccccaAGAGCTTGCCAGGATGTGTGACATGGGGGGACTCGACAACCTGATTGCCAACACAGCCTATCTGCAGGCAAGGAAGAGTGGAGAGGGAGACACCAAGGAGATGCAAAAGAGACGTAAGAGCCTCTCACTGCCAAAGATTGATCAGTGTGGAGAGGTTAGACAGTCAGTTGTTGCTGATTACGACAGCATCTGTGAGCAGCAGCCCATTGGCAAGAAATTCTTCAGAGACTTCTTAGAGACAGTGCCAGAATATTTGGTAGCTAAGGACTTCCTGGATGAGGTGTCAAACTGGGAGTTGGCAGAGGACAATGCCAAGACCAGTACCATGGAGAATATAGTCACAAATTTTCTTAAGACAGGCTCTAAAAACTATCTGGCTTTCATGAGCTCTGACTTGGCCAGCAAATGCCAGGCAGCTACCGCAAAAGACTATgagaatatcatacagctggccaAGGAGGAAACCAAAGCCTTCCTTAAAGACAAGCCCTTCCAGGACTTCCAGACCAGCCCCCTCTTTGACAAATTCATCCAATGGAAAGTTTTTGAGAAGCAGCCGGTAACTGACAAGTACTTCTATGAATTCCGAGTGCTGGGCAAAGGTGGCTTCGGAGAGGTAAGAGCTGTACTTTTAGAGATGTTGGTTATCCCTCCCCTTTCAGTATGAGCAGGTGGGTTAGCAAAGAGGAAATTGGCAGTGGATTAAGAAATTGTCTAAGATTTTGCAAAACTTGCTCCTTCAGAGTTTCCATTTCCCAGAAATTAGACTGGGTTTGTTACCTATCTTGCTTGTGACACAGGCTCCAGACACCTGTTAGTGAAGAATTACTCTTCAAAATTTTATGTTCTTTATCTATGCTAGTAAAAAAGCAGGCTTATAAAAGCTTGCGTGACTGTCCATATAGTTTATTATTAGTCTGTTCCTTGGCACTGTGTTAGCCTCTGCTAGCTCACACACTCCGGATCATTCCTAGATGCAGTTTAGGGAATAGCACAGATCAGGATCTATTCCCAAATCACAATATGAATGAGGCTGCCTTTCCTTGAGATGGAAGAGAGCTTAGCTATACTAATGCAAACTGTATATGTTGCTTATTGTCAAGGTCAGAGAATGGATTCTTGTTCATTTTTTTGCTAATACGTGTCTACTGTTGTACTCAAGAACTTTGCATGAGGTCTACCATATACTGGTCCAGAAGATAATAGCttggatgcttttttttttgcatatttccTCTGCTAATGTGCTCTGCCACACAAGTTAGCATTACCAGCTACTAATAGGCATCTGTGATTCCCCAGTTCCTGGCTATTGGTATTTGATATTTGAGTCTGTATATGTAAAATTCCTTCATTACCTTTCCTTGTACATCTTGCTTCTCTAGGTTTGTGCCATCCAGGTGAAAAATACTGGCAAGATGTATGCCTGCAAGAAACTGGATAAGAAAAGATTGAAAAAGAAAGGTGGAGAGAAGATGGCACTACTGGAGAAAGAGATCCTGGAGAAGGTCAACAGCCCTTTCATAGTCACACTAGCTTATGCCTATGAGAGCAAAAGCCACCTGTGTCTTGTCATGAGCCTCATGAATGGAGGGGATCTGAAGTATCACATCTACAACGTGGGAGAAAAGGGTTTGGAAATGAAAAGGGTCATCTATTACTCAGCTCAGATCACCTGTGGGATTCTGCATCTCCATTCCATCAAGATTGTGTACCGGGACATGAAACCAGAAAACGTCCTCCTGGATGATAACGGTAATTGCAGACTGTCAGATCTTGGTTTGGCAGTGCAGGTCAAAGATGGAAAAAGCATCACTCAGAGGGTGAGTACAGATTCATTGAACATGGGCAGTGGGAAGGGAAGCTGTTCTATTTCTAATACATTATGAATCCAGGACTTAATTCCCCAGGATTTGTTCTTTGCTAAAGACCTTATGTGGTCATTTCATTCTAAGAGACAGGTGGTAAGAAGATTTGGTTAATTAACTCTCTAGATGCTAAATGTAGTAAAACAACTTCTCTTACACAGAAACAGTACAATCAAATTGACCTGTTGTTTCTCTTAAGATAAACTCTCGAACCAATAGTTTCAGAGAGACTAACACAGATGCACTGTGCCTTGAGCAATGGTGCATAGTTAGGGATTTAACCAATTAATTGTTGGTAGAATGAGTAGCAGTCAAAGATGACAATGACTCCTTCCATATTCAATTTCTGCTCCCAGAAGAATGCAGTTTATTCCAGCTTACTCTTAAGTGACACAACTGattgtattgcaggtgttcatAGTGCTGCACAATAAACCATTGCTAACATTCCTGCCCCCACAAATTAATTCCTGGAAAAGTTAGCAGACTTGATGAGTTTTGCACGTGTACATGCCTATCTGTACGTGTAGGAAAAAAGAGGTGGATGACCAACTGGTTTTTGCCATGCAAGTTAGACTGTGCAGCACTGCGGCTGTGCCTGTGGTCATCCCAAACCAACCCAGATTTGTAATAATGTCATGAGGTTTACACAAGAAAGATGTATTCATATAGCTTAACCATGACAAAAGTGTATTTCTCCCAAGGCATCTGGAGCTTAAAGATCTATGTAATGAGTGAATGTGTcagaaatacaagaaaaacatgaagaaacGGAAGCCACATTATAAACTGTTTCAACTGCCTTATGTTAAACTCCCCAAAATTCAGTAGAAGAGAGAGGGCCTGCTAGTGACGTTTTTGCGTTGTGCTTGAAGTATACATCTTTTGATGTTGTTACTTAGTACAATAATTTGTAGTTTGaaggatatatttttttcctggaaatttaACCCATATGTATTATGAGTGTCTTTAATTCTTAGTGAAAGAAAATACGGAAACTGATGTGATTTTAgataggaaataattttaaaatgagacTACATTATGTTTCAGATATGAAAATatagtttttttaaaagctaaggTAGGTATTTAAATAGAACAAATGTGAAATAGGAATGTTTTGTTTGTGAAGATGGCATTTTGATTAGTGCACTCAAAGTTATAAAATTGACTGTGTTTTGCAAGTTACAGATGGGTGCAGTTATGATgatcaggaaaaaaatcattttgtccAAGGGCAGTTTTTACTACTTGTAAATATTGTGGGGTTtggcagaacaacaacaacaataaaacttcctcccaaaaaacaacaaaacaaaaaaacaaccaaacaaaacccccaaccaaccacCAACCAAAGGAAAAAGAGTGTGTATAGAAATCATGTCTAGCCACTTCTATCACTTCTGTTTGGATTAGGGTAGAATCTCAAAGTAGCAATAGACAAAGCTACTTGTGTGTTCCTCCTCACTTTCTATGACAAAGTAATCAAGTtgttataattatttttctggttttttttccactgtttttagTAGCACTATTCACCATTATATGGGTGCCTTTATTAGAGCGAAAGCTGCAGTGCATAACATACTACATGATTGTAATGTGTTACAAGGAGTTTCTGTTAAAGCCAGTTCTATTCATACAGGAAACCGaaatagaaggaagaaaaagttttggttttgtttttaatcttatgTGTCATAACTTTGAGTGAGTTAAATGAATAATAATTCCCAgtattattttacatttctgtaaaCTGACCCTATTGGAGTAACTTGAAAGTTGCTACCAAAAAATATACAAGAGCTAGATATTACTATTATTTATAGTGATGTCATACACATGAAGACCTAAAAACACCTCTACAAAATTTGTTGCATTAAGCTTCACCAGGTACCTATGTAATACAATAAAACTTGTGCTGCTAAATTATTCTTTGTTTGCTAGTCACAATTACATTGTGACTTAAAATTGGCAGAAAATGTATATCATAGCATGCTTTTTGAGTATGGCTACCAAACTGTTATCACTTGGAGAAAATCTTGAGAGAAGGTATTTGTATAGGTCTGGTGTTTTTTCACCCCAGAAGATGTGTGGCCCCAAGACAGATTTATTAAATTGAATTTGATAGTTGCACCATTTTGTGGACACATTTTTGTAAGGGCAATTTTATAAGCTAAAGCGCAATGTGGATCATCCAGGCCAAATCAGTGTTGTATCAGTGAAGCACCTGGCACCATAGAGCTGTTCCTAGATTTTGGACGATGGTCCGAACGGATGATTTAGGGCTCACAATTTTCAGTCACTAATTATAGGGAAAATTCTGCTGATCTATAGCATAAAAccttttaatttcagtttatttatCCATTTGCAATGAATTCTTCTGTTTTGATGGATGTTCTAATGTATTGCACTTTGTATCTCCAACAGTTCTGGTTTTAAAGCCTTGTAACCTTGTAACCCTCTTTTATGACCTGGTTCCTCAGTATCACACTTAAAATACTGTTCTCTTGTGCTATGTAATGCCTACCTTTGCTTTAATCATATGCATAAGTCACTGTACTACCTGAAAGTAATTAATTAATATCCCCAGCACCAAATAAAACCGTGGCTTAGCTTTCTGGTTCAGTTAATGGTAATTCATTTAACCTGTTAAGATAAATTTTACTTAGCCATTCTTAACATATTATGAAGAATTAAGATAACTTTTTTGTTAAATGTAaggtagaaatatttttttaattgcttatattgtgGTCTTACTTTAAgatgatatattaaaaaaaggtgactttttttctttttctgctgcgAGCTTGGGTTGTTTGGtgtttcattaatttcttgtttttcttctgagaagTATCTGTTTAATTTCTTGAGTTTCTTCACACTGAACAGATTTCTGCAGTGCCAGCTACCCCTGTATTCAGTAAAGCTACTTTTATTATGCGATTGTATTAATTCTGAGTGTGGAGATCCTGCTTTAGTCTCATACTTTTAAATGAAGATGGGAATGGTGCCTTTTTAAAAACACAGCGCTCTCCTCCAAATTGTTTTCTGCAGGTGTGACCTAAATAGGTGCTAAAGTAAAATAGTTAAAGATTTTTCAACAACTGTCCAAAAATCTCTCTCAACAATTTAGGTTTTTCTTCCTGAGTGCTAATCTTTTCATGATCTCTCTAGTTCTTCAGCTCTTTAGTGGGTCTTCCTTGTAAATAAGCAAAATAACTGTTCCATACCTTTTATTTATCAGGAGGAACCAAGTAAACAATGCAGAGCCAACATCTGACCATATGCACCTACTGAAAAACGTTCATGTGTTTGACTGTAACTATGCTGGTATGAAAATGTCTCTTACTACGTCATAGACAGTGAAACAAAGCAgcagttttctgccttttttttttctgtgtctctttCTGTTTTGCTATATATTATGAAGTTGAAACATCATGTGATGACTTTGATCATTCCTTATACAGTGTTAAGGAAGTTGTTTTTACCCTGGGTTTCCTGTAGCAGAGACCCAGGCAGGGATTCcagaaattttaaaacaatttatttgcAAGTTGCAGCACAGCTCGAGctggtgcctcctgaagagggaccttcagaaaaaaaacccttgacacccccacAATCCAGGCTGCCGCCTCCTGTGTGTTACTCAGGGCCAACTGCAACATCAGAGCCTGGGGTCTCCCTGTTCTTCGttggatctcttcattttcatcaggcgGGCTGTCAGTCAAAGTCCTGACCTTTAGTTGctgttttgcacctgcagctggagaaaattaAGTTCTTAGCAAACCAAAACATTCCTGTGTTTTGTCCTCTGTTAGGtgctgttctgttcctttaccatctccagggatgcagctcccctTATCTTTGAGCTTGAAGATTCTGAGGCCCTTTTTTACTTAACAAAGCAGAAACTTCAAAGGTTCCCATCTTGCAGAAGTTATGTCAGgcaaacttacttatgctaagcaaattctatataagcagttctAAACAGGTTCTGTAAGAAGCACTATACCAAATCAATAAGCTAAGACAGTCTATTCCGTAACTGTAGGGTTGAGTAGTGTATAATATATGGATTTATCTGTGTATTGATTTCATTAGAGATtgcaaaaaaatacagtattttgatTCATTCTGAAAGTTTGGTACACCTCTCAGGAGTGTACAAACCATTAAAGATAAAACTGTTCTGCTTTAAAGCATCAAAAAAATTCCTAGCCTATTACACTTAAATAAATGCACATCACCCATACATTGGCTGGAGGATCCATAAATCCCTTTTGTAAATCCTGTTAGGTGATTAGGTTATCACATGGCACAAGTGACAGGCTGGTTAATGAGTTCCTGTTTTAGACATTTTCCAAGTTTTCAGTGAAGTTTTCTAGGAAACAATGATGCTTATGTACTGTTTACCAACCAAAGATAATTTTATTTGTGGGtggaagggtttttttaattttggatGGGTGACTTTAATGTGGTCTTCTTATAAGGTAATGTGTGTGTATGTCGCAGCAAAAGCACTGTGCACCTGATGACTTAATACTTATGTAATTGAAGAATTTAAGTAATGACATTACGTGTACTTCTTTTGAGGAATATTTGTGCGCTCTATACCAATTACCTGTCACtattgtaaataaaaataacCTACTTACAGAAACAATGCTCCTAACAAAGCTCTAGAAAGTGTTGGATACCCAGCCTtagttttctccctttcttttcagTTGCTAAAGCAGCAAGTAGAAACATCTGTTTTCCATACAAATGTTATTTTTGCACATATATAGGCATTTGTAAGTAATTGGTAGAGCAATAATTACAGAGTTTAGAAAACTTTCATTTCACTAAGGTGTGCTCATTTGTATTTCTGAAGTGCTAGCTGGCTTTAGAATGgagaaatcacacacacacaagtttgAACAATAACAGTCTTGGAAATAAAAGAAGTAGAAGGTAATTGAAAGCTACTTACAGTgtattttttcttcatgaaaCAAACATAGTTTATATGGGAACTTCCTGTGATACATACACGTATCTGTGTCATCTGCCTAGAAATGTGTATATTCACACTTAGACTGAGTTCTTAATGACATCCCTGGGAACAGAAATCGGGTCTCTGCCAGTGATAATATAATTATTCAGGACTTGAGGAAATATCATTATGACTATTTGTACAAATGTGCCTGTAGCATCTGTCCTGATGTGTTGACCATACCATGCATAAGCAAGACTGTATCTGAAAATTATGCCATTTGAAATGTTGATATTCACTTTGTCTTATATAATTGTAATAGGCAACAAGGAGAAACTGAGAGATGACCAAGATGGCTTTTACATAAGCAAAATGTTTTGTCTAGTTATGTATTCACTTGATTGATTATGGAATTAGTTCTTTTTGCATATGACAGAAACTGTTCCCAGTTTCTCCTCTTGAACAGTCTGACCTGGCATCCTTTTGCATGACATCTCTGCAACTTTTTCTCGTACAACTCAAAATTCACTCATTGTATGGGAGTCAAATACTCCTGCCCTTACCCAAACGACTAATGCTACTTAATTTCCTGAGAATGGTTGTGAGAAAAGTGAGCGTGTTCTTCTGTTCAGTACCCTCATACCTTCCACGTACCAAAATACAGAGGACTTAATTCAATTTTTCCAGAAGTCAGCGCATAATTGCTGTTTATTTTGGGAAGAACTTTCTGCCTTTACTGGATATGGCTTTTGTGCAAAGCAACTGTTGCTGGTAAATTATGAAGTACTTGTGTGCAGATGCACGTGAGCCAGAGAGCTTAAATATTGACATAATAActgtggaaaataaaacaagacaaacGTATTTTGTAGTATTTATAAAAGTACATTCATATCTTCAGAGGCTTCAGGCTTCTTCACAGGTTTCCCGTGCTATGTTTTATATATTTGAAGGacataataatatttttataggaaaaacatgttttggttaaaatcTTACCCAAAATGTCCTTTTGCCCTCCtctatgtttgtttattataagaTTCTGTTTCTtaggaaaacagaaggaaatctATTTAGATGTTCCTGAAACTTGCAGCTTAATTTCAAGGCAGTTGAGAAGCGGGAGGAGGGCTCAGActtgtgaaataaaaaataactcgGCAAGCTATTCTCCAGTTGAGCTTTGGTCATTATCACAGGGCATCCTTATTGGATAGGattctgaaaataattattcttcCTTTACACTTTGAAAAATGACAGCCCTTCATTTGTTCAGCGTTAGAGTGACTTGCTGCTATTTTAGTTTCAAAGCCACTATGCATTTTTAGGTATAACATATAAAATCAACTATGTTTTACTAGCagaactttgtttttaaaaattttgatacAATTGTTACAAAGTTCATCATCATGACAGGTATTTCAGATTTCTTTAATCTCTGAAACAAATGCTCTGCAGAACGCAGCCTTATCCACTATGAATGCCATGATCATGAGAGTTAAGGGGCCAAAAATGATTCTGTGGGATCCTTCTGCCTCCTGCAGTTTTGGCGATGGCAGAAAGGATACTGTAGTCATCTACAATTACGAGTGCAATGTGACCCATGAACTGATTTTCCTTCATGGGGTATGCCACCCATGAGACATGTTTTTCTGTCTGGGAAGACACATTGGAGCCCTTTAAGAGGTAGCATGAGATCTCTTTGCATGACTTTTAACTGTGTTCTTCATTCAGTTTAATCTGACCGTTAATTAATGCTATAGCATGTACAATAAAGCCCAAGAAAATAAGATTCCTTACCAAATTTCTAAAGCTGGTAGAAAGCTGTTGGGTGGTGGCTTCAAAATACATGGAGGTGGTTCTTAACACAGTGTGTAGGAAAGCGTCAGGACTCTTTTGCAAAAGTTCTTGTAGTGTCTAAAACTTTATCTGGGTTCAAGGGGGGAAATGGGCAATTGATTCAAGAGAACTTTGT
It contains:
- the GRK7 gene encoding rhodopsin kinase GRK7 isoform X1, coding for MQKQLVSLVFFRSPHTPLARSAGRLQHSTWASYSFCFSRALPPQELARMCDMGGLDNLIANTAYLQARKSGEGDTKEMQKRRKSLSLPKIDQCGEVRQSVVADYDSICEQQPIGKKFFRDFLETVPEYLVAKDFLDEVSNWELAEDNAKTSTMENIVTNFLKTGSKNYLAFMSSDLASKCQAATAKDYENIIQLAKEETKAFLKDKPFQDFQTSPLFDKFIQWKVFEKQPVTDKYFYEFRVLGKGGFGEVCAIQVKNTGKMYACKKLDKKRLKKKGGEKMALLEKEILEKVNSPFIVTLAYAYESKSHLCLVMSLMNGGDLKYHIYNVGEKGLEMKRVIYYSAQITCGILHLHSIKIVYRDMKPENVLLDDNGNCRLSDLGLAVQVKDGKSITQRAGTNGYMAPEILKEEDYSYPVDWFAMGCSIYEMIAARTPFKDFKEKVGKDEVKRRTLEDEVKFEHANFTEEAKDICRLFLAKKTENRLGSRNEGDDPRKHSFFKTINFHRLEANLIDPPFVPDPSVVYAKDVADIADFSEIRGIEFDDKDKKFFKKFATGAVPIAWQEEIIETGLFEELNDPNRVDSGGYANGGEAKSGVCLLL
- the GRK7 gene encoding rhodopsin kinase GRK7 isoform X2 translates to MCDMGGLDNLIANTAYLQARKSGEGDTKEMQKRRKSLSLPKIDQCGEVRQSVVADYDSICEQQPIGKKFFRDFLETVPEYLVAKDFLDEVSNWELAEDNAKTSTMENIVTNFLKTGSKNYLAFMSSDLASKCQAATAKDYENIIQLAKEETKAFLKDKPFQDFQTSPLFDKFIQWKVFEKQPVTDKYFYEFRVLGKGGFGEVCAIQVKNTGKMYACKKLDKKRLKKKGGEKMALLEKEILEKVNSPFIVTLAYAYESKSHLCLVMSLMNGGDLKYHIYNVGEKGLEMKRVIYYSAQITCGILHLHSIKIVYRDMKPENVLLDDNGNCRLSDLGLAVQVKDGKSITQRAGTNGYMAPEILKEEDYSYPVDWFAMGCSIYEMIAARTPFKDFKEKVGKDEVKRRTLEDEVKFEHANFTEEAKDICRLFLAKKTENRLGSRNEGDDPRKHSFFKTINFHRLEANLIDPPFVPDPSVVYAKDVADIADFSEIRGIEFDDKDKKFFKKFATGAVPIAWQEEIIETGLFEELNDPNRVDSGGYANGGEAKSGVCLLL